The genomic window CCGACAGCTACCACCGGTTCCGCGACGACATCCGGATCCTCGCCGAGCTCGGCCTCAACAGCTACCGCTTCAGCATCGAGTGGGCGCGCATCGAGCCGGAGCGCGGCGTCGTCTCCAAGGCCGAGATCGCGCACTACCGCCGCATGGTCGAGACCTGCCACGAGTTCGGCATCGAGCCGATCGTCACGCTGATGCACTTCACCGTGCCGCGCTGGTTCGAGCGCGACGGCTTCTGGCGTGCGCCCGACGCCGCCGACCTCTTCGCTCGGTACACCGAGCTCGCGCTCCCCGTCGTCAGTGAGGGCGTGAGATACGTCTGCACCATCAACGAGCCGAACATCGCCGCGATGCTCGCCGGGGGAGAGGACGCCTCGAACCTGGTCGCGTACGGTCTGCCGAACCCCGACCTGCAGGTCGCCGACGCCCTGCTCGCGTCGCACAGGCGCAGCCGCGAGGTGCTGTCACAGGTCGACGGCCTGAAGTCGGGCTGGACCGTCGCCACCCAGGCGTTCAAGGCCGTCGACGAGCCGGGCGCCGCGGAGAAGACCCGCGAGTACGGCTACGTCCGCGACGACTGGTACAGCGAGATGGCGGCG from Frigoribacterium sp. PvP032 includes these protein-coding regions:
- a CDS encoding glycoside hydrolase family 1 protein, whose protein sequence is MLTFPDGFLWGAATAAHQIEGNNVNSNWWVHEHAPGTTIVEPSGDAADSYHRFRDDIRILAELGLNSYRFSIEWARIEPERGVVSKAEIAHYRRMVETCHEFGIEPIVTLMHFTVPRWFERDGFWRAPDAADLFARYTELALPVVSEGVRYVCTINEPNIAAMLAGGEDASNLVAYGLPNPDLQVADALLASHRRSREVLSQVDGLKSGWTVATQAFKAVDEPGAAEKTREYGYVRDDWYSEMAAGDDFVGVQAYTQTFVGPEGPRPVAEGLETTLTGWEFWPAAAAEGIRSAWELSGHVPVMVTENGIATADDSRRIAYTQGALEGIHATIEEGIEVLGYQHWSALDNYEWASGFRPTFGLIGWDRDTFERTPKPSARWYGEVAKANGLPAAS